A window of the Hypomesus transpacificus isolate Combined female chromosome 10, fHypTra1, whole genome shotgun sequence genome harbors these coding sequences:
- the LOC124472488 gene encoding rho GTPase-activating protein 29-like isoform X1, with protein MLRKSSSSGGIKRPQGPSHLSNPHTGSLSAGSTKTWDMGRSSRNSNPLISMGLEQHVLGAPGVDPDYVMQLVNDVRKFADVLLNLKEAFHSKETQEGLHQLVKERLGELLRVLKVVISKHQTLNSVDILGAAGTVIAKVKGVNFKEVNQESKNAIFGEIYTSIDTLAFTFGNVVSDFLMGDVDSGPGLGLPHTRRTRSFENLSASSGGYAPDKHDLAGPEGVLSLEEEVDLTLLKNDSGVESALLYAKAWSKYTKDLLAWVEKRLALDTECAKSYAKMAESVKSLASQQVFMPFTDIYISTFKNDIEYSQLLLQTATALQTNKFIQPLLARKNELDKLRKDIKEQWQREQKKMQEADVCVRKARVLQAQRTEELQKAQPSSSSSQAQEEQPSAGNKQQEKRRRLEEKSEEAREQYRACVAEASARRRELANAKTDILTQIRELIFQCDLTLKAVTVNWFQMQQAQAAVLPAHYQALSESAKLYEPGQRYAQFVRNLPREPLHLEALSSESLRFPFNKRSVGSSHSSHGNLSQVSVTSCDVLSGDEVDSPPHAPPGRIRERRSNSSTDIQALRGQAPLRAWASGSQAGGMCSDSESAGGSSESRSIDSPTASPGDFKRRLPRTPSTGTMSSADDLDEREPPSPSDNGLGEMVTETASSPGPFRNAQMSKAAHTHKLRKLRAPSKCRECDSLVVFHGAECEECSLAVHKKCLETLAIQCGHKKLQGRLHLFGIDFDQAAKNSPDGIPFIIKKCTSEIESRALNIKGIYRVNGAKSRVEKLCQAFENGKELVELSDLSPHDISNVLKLYLRQLPEPLILYRYYNDFIGLAKETQRVMVEDAEAARRAEPGDKPSISIQLNRVIFKIRDLLRQLPQGHYKTLRFMVAHLHRVTEQAEENKMTASNLGIIFGPTLVKPRQADAEVSLSSLVDYPYQALMVELLIRYFQTIFDVSPGATSHPPGAEHASPRLTPQEKEQRLSRHSTSLLDIKESAKVYKRHSSVIPSSHIQDEVRGPLPGPGRREAATLDRLNGVQSSAAPDVQRSTLVFGRPSLNPLPSSSSTAPRVQLRAQRSRLVSRPISMPLERLPAPAQVSERNSRNVSECDSSSFSTSTIQECPELEKPRPSGSSRVSTYYITPFIDTQAIQRRTWERKYKHYDVTPRTAMIVNNLPSAKPGALSGKTLPTSSSFSGPGASSSSAGLTPYPNPQGPYAASVKPARMARTDKYDTENSASEASPLVKAPISFRAPRTLQPPPGTFYQPPASSSSWARQQGGSGAPTVTSSSSNPTPNTPTPTPPQTRLQTHNSPDSSAGPEVTTSASLSSPESPPPQSPPPQSPPPGSPEELLGSSEAKPLFQRLRTRRLQELEHREAHFV; from the exons ATGTTACGGAAGAGCAGCAGCAGTGGAGGGATTAAGCGGCCCCAGGGTCCGTCACACCTCTCTAACCCCCACACTGGGTCTCTGTCGGCTGGGTCCACTAAGACCTGGGACATGGGTCGCAGCTCCAGGAACTCCAACCCCCTCATTAGTATGGGGCTGGAGCAACATGTCTTGGGTGCCCCGGGGGTGGACCCGGACTATGTCATGCAGCTGGTAAACGATGTGCGCAAGTTTGCAGATGTCTTGCTCAACCTCAAAGAAGCATTTCATTCAAAAG AAACCCAGGAAGGTCTACACCAGCTGGTCAAAGAGCGCCTAGGTGAGCTGCTCCGAGTCCTCAAGGTTGTCATCAGCAAACACCAGACCCTGAACTCTGTGGACATCCTCGGGGCGGCTGGCACTGTCATAgctaaggtcaaag GCGTTAACTTCAAGGAAGTAAACCAAGAAAGCAAGAACGCTATATTCGGCGAGATATACACATCCATTGACACTTTAGCATTCACGTTTGGCAATGT AGTGTCTGACTTCCTTATGGGAGATGTGGACAGTGGCCCAGGTTTGGGGCTCCCCCACACCAGGAGGACCAGG TCTTTTGAGAATCTCTCTGCTAGTTCTGGAGGGTACGCGCCAGACAAACATGACCTTGCAG GTCCAGAAGGGgtgctgtctctggaggaggaggtggacctGACCCTGCTGAAGAACGACAGTGGGGTGGAGTCAGCGCTGCTCTATGCCAAGGCCTGGTCCAAGTACACCAAAGACCTGCTAGCCTGGGTGGAGAAACGGCTGGCTCTGG ACACTGAATGTGCAAAAAGTTATGCAAAAATGGCAGAATCTGTGAAGTCACTTGCAAGTCAACAG GTGTTCATGCCATTCACAGACATATATATATCTACCTTCAAAAACGACATTGAGTACAGCCAGCTGCTCCTACAAACCGCTACAGCTCTGCAGACCAATAAGTTTATACAG CCTCTACTGGCCCGCAAGAATGAACTGGACAAACTGAGGAAGGACATTAAGGAACAATGGCAGCGAGAGCAGAAGAAAATG CAGGAGGCGGACGTGTGCGTGCGGAAAGCCCGCGTGCTGCAGGCCCAGCGGACAGAGGAGCTCCAGAAGGCTCagccctccagcagcagcagccaggccCAGGAGGAGCAGCCCAGCGCTGGGAACAAGcagcaggagaagaggaggaggctggaggagaag TCTGAGGAGGCCCGGGAGCAGTACAGGGCCTGTGTGGCGGAGGCAAGCgccaggaggagggagctggccAACGCCAAGACGGACATCCTCACCCAGATCAGGGAGCTCATCTTTCAGTGTGATCTCACTCTCAAAGCT GTGACTGTGAACTGGTTCCAGATGCAGCAGGCCCAGGCTGCGGTCCTCCCTGCCCACTACCAGGCCCTGAGCGAGAGCGCCAAGTTGTACGAGCCCGGACAGCGATACGCTCAGTTCGTCCGCAACCTGCCCAGAGAGCCCCTGCACCTGGAGGCTCTCTCCTCAGAAAGCCTCAG GTTCCCATTCAACAAGCGCTCAGTGGGCAGCAGCCACTCCTCTCATGGGAACCTGTCGCAGGTGTCGGTCACCTCCTGCGACGTCCTGAGCGGAGACGAGGTGGACAGCCCCCCCCACGCCCCGCCAGGGAGGATCCGAGAGAGGAGGTCCAACAGCAGCACGGACATCCAAG CTCTGAGAGGGCAGGCCCCTTTACGAGCCTGGGCCTCAGGTAGTCAGGCTGGGGGGATGTGCAGTGACTCTGAGAGCGCCGGAGGCAGCAGTGAGTCTCGCTCCATAGACTCCCCCACCGCCAGCCCAG gagATTTCAAGAGGAGGCTCCCTCGGACGCCCTCCACCGGGACCATGTCCTCCGCTGACGACCTGGACGAGAGGGAGCCCCCGTCGCCCTCTGACAATG gtCTAGGTGAGATGGTGACTGAGACGGCCAGCTCCCCAGGACCCTTCAGGAATGCCCAGATGTCCAAGGCAGCCCACACGCACAAGCTGAGGAAGCTGAGAGCTCCGTCCAAGTGCAGGGAGTGTGACAGCCTGGTGGTGTTCCACGGAGCAGAGTGTGAAGAG tgtTCCTTGGCTGTTCATAAGAAGTGTCTGGAGACCCTGGCCATCCAGTGTGGCCATAAGAAGCTGCAGGGCAGACTACATCTGTTTGGTATTGACTTTGACCAGGCAGCCAAGAACAGCCCTGATGGAATCCCCTTCATCATCAAGAAGTGCACCTCCGAAATCGAGAGCAGGGCCCTGAACATCAAG GGGATCTACCGCGTTAACGGGGCCAAGTCCCGCGTGGAGAAGCTCTGTCAGGCGTTTGAGAACGGCAAGGAGCTGGTGGAGCTGTCTGACCTCTCACCCCACGACATCAGCAACGTGCTCAAGCTCTACCTGAGACAG CTACCAGAGCCCCTGATCCTGTACCGCTACTACAACGACTTCATTGGGCTGGCCAAGGAGACCCagagggtgatggtggaggatgCGGAGGCAGCCAGGCGAGCAGAGCCGGGGGACAAGCCCAGCATCAGCATCCAGCTCAACAGGGTCATCTTCAAgatccgagacctgctgcgtcAGCTGCCCCAAGGACACTACAAGACCCTGCGCTTCATGGTGGCACACCTGCACAG GGTGACGGAGCAGGCGGAGGAGAACAAGATGACAGCCAGTAACCTGGGCATCATCTTCGGGCCCACGCTGGTGAAGCCCCGGCAGGCAGACGCCGAggtgtccctgtcctccctggtgGACTACCCCTACCAGGCCCTGATGGTGGAGCTGCTCATACGATACTTCCAGACCATCTTCGACGTGTCCCCCGGCGCCACCTCGCACCCGCCCGGGGCGGAGCATGCCTCCCCCAGACTCACCccccaggagaaggagcagaggcTCAGCAGACATTCCACCTCCCTGCTCGACATCAAAGAA AGCGCCAAGGTCTACAAGCGGCACTCGTCCGTGATCCCCTCGTCGCACATCCAGGACGAGGTGAGGGGGCCCCTGCCTGGcccggggaggagagaggccgcCACCCTGGACAGGCTCAACGGCGTCCAGTCCTCCGCGGCCCCCGATGTCCAGAGGTCCACTCTGGTGTTTGGGCGACCCAGcctcaaccccctcccctcctcctcctccaccgcccCCCGCGTCCAACTCCGTGCCCAGCGTTCACGGCTCGTCTCTCGGCCAATCAGCATGCCCCTGGAGCGCCTTCCCGCCCCGGCCCAGGTCAGCGAGAGGAACAGCCGCAACGTGTCGGAGTGtgactcttcctccttctccacctccaccatccAGGAGTGTCCGGAGCTGGAGAAGCCTCGCCCCAGTGGCTCCTCCAGGGTCAGCACCTACTACATCACCCCCTTCATCGACACACAGGCCATACAGAGGAGGACCTGGGAGAGGAAGTACAAACACTACGACGTCACTCCCAGGACCGCCATGATTGTAAACAACTTGCCATCAGCGAAGCCCGGGGCCCTATCTGGGAAGACTTTGCCAACGTCATCCTCATTCTCTGGACCTGgtgcttcctcttcctctgcaggCCTCACCCCCTACCCCAACCCCCAAGGCCCCTACGCAGCGTCGGTCAAGCCCGCAAGGATGGCCAGAACAGATAAGTACGACACTGAGAACTCTGCCAGTGAGGCGAGCCCCTTGGTGAAAGCCCCCATCTCGTTCCGGGCTCCCCGGACTCTGCAGCCGCCTCCAGGCACCTTCTaccagccccctgcctcctcaaGCAGCTGGGCGAGGCAGCAGGGGGGCTCCGGGGCCCCCAccgtcacctcctcctcctctaaccccaCTCCAAACACCCCCACTCCCACTCCCCCTCAGACCCGTCTTCAGACACACAACTCCCCGGACAGCTCCGCTGGCCCTGAGGTCACGACCTCCGCTAGCTTGTCGTCTCCCGAGTCTCCGCCCCCCCAGTCTCCGCCCCCCCAGTCTCCGCCCCCCGGCAGCCCTGAGGAGCTGCTGGGCTCGAGCGAAGCCAAGCCCCTGTTCCAGAGACTGCGAACACGCCGTCTGCAGGAACTGGAACACAGGGAGGCCCACTTTGTCTGA
- the LOC124472488 gene encoding rho GTPase-activating protein 29-like isoform X2, with product MPVILGVNFKEVNQESKNAIFGEIYTSIDTLAFTFGNVVSDFLMGDVDSGPGLGLPHTRRTRSFENLSASSGGYAPDKHDLAGPEGVLSLEEEVDLTLLKNDSGVESALLYAKAWSKYTKDLLAWVEKRLALDTECAKSYAKMAESVKSLASQQVFMPFTDIYISTFKNDIEYSQLLLQTATALQTNKFIQPLLARKNELDKLRKDIKEQWQREQKKMQEADVCVRKARVLQAQRTEELQKAQPSSSSSQAQEEQPSAGNKQQEKRRRLEEKSEEAREQYRACVAEASARRRELANAKTDILTQIRELIFQCDLTLKAVTVNWFQMQQAQAAVLPAHYQALSESAKLYEPGQRYAQFVRNLPREPLHLEALSSESLRFPFNKRSVGSSHSSHGNLSQVSVTSCDVLSGDEVDSPPHAPPGRIRERRSNSSTDIQALRGQAPLRAWASGSQAGGMCSDSESAGGSSESRSIDSPTASPGDFKRRLPRTPSTGTMSSADDLDEREPPSPSDNGLGEMVTETASSPGPFRNAQMSKAAHTHKLRKLRAPSKCRECDSLVVFHGAECEECSLAVHKKCLETLAIQCGHKKLQGRLHLFGIDFDQAAKNSPDGIPFIIKKCTSEIESRALNIKGIYRVNGAKSRVEKLCQAFENGKELVELSDLSPHDISNVLKLYLRQLPEPLILYRYYNDFIGLAKETQRVMVEDAEAARRAEPGDKPSISIQLNRVIFKIRDLLRQLPQGHYKTLRFMVAHLHRVTEQAEENKMTASNLGIIFGPTLVKPRQADAEVSLSSLVDYPYQALMVELLIRYFQTIFDVSPGATSHPPGAEHASPRLTPQEKEQRLSRHSTSLLDIKESAKVYKRHSSVIPSSHIQDEVRGPLPGPGRREAATLDRLNGVQSSAAPDVQRSTLVFGRPSLNPLPSSSSTAPRVQLRAQRSRLVSRPISMPLERLPAPAQVSERNSRNVSECDSSSFSTSTIQECPELEKPRPSGSSRVSTYYITPFIDTQAIQRRTWERKYKHYDVTPRTAMIVNNLPSAKPGALSGKTLPTSSSFSGPGASSSSAGLTPYPNPQGPYAASVKPARMARTDKYDTENSASEASPLVKAPISFRAPRTLQPPPGTFYQPPASSSSWARQQGGSGAPTVTSSSSNPTPNTPTPTPPQTRLQTHNSPDSSAGPEVTTSASLSSPESPPPQSPPPQSPPPGSPEELLGSSEAKPLFQRLRTRRLQELEHREAHFV from the exons ATGCCAGTAATACTCG GCGTTAACTTCAAGGAAGTAAACCAAGAAAGCAAGAACGCTATATTCGGCGAGATATACACATCCATTGACACTTTAGCATTCACGTTTGGCAATGT AGTGTCTGACTTCCTTATGGGAGATGTGGACAGTGGCCCAGGTTTGGGGCTCCCCCACACCAGGAGGACCAGG TCTTTTGAGAATCTCTCTGCTAGTTCTGGAGGGTACGCGCCAGACAAACATGACCTTGCAG GTCCAGAAGGGgtgctgtctctggaggaggaggtggacctGACCCTGCTGAAGAACGACAGTGGGGTGGAGTCAGCGCTGCTCTATGCCAAGGCCTGGTCCAAGTACACCAAAGACCTGCTAGCCTGGGTGGAGAAACGGCTGGCTCTGG ACACTGAATGTGCAAAAAGTTATGCAAAAATGGCAGAATCTGTGAAGTCACTTGCAAGTCAACAG GTGTTCATGCCATTCACAGACATATATATATCTACCTTCAAAAACGACATTGAGTACAGCCAGCTGCTCCTACAAACCGCTACAGCTCTGCAGACCAATAAGTTTATACAG CCTCTACTGGCCCGCAAGAATGAACTGGACAAACTGAGGAAGGACATTAAGGAACAATGGCAGCGAGAGCAGAAGAAAATG CAGGAGGCGGACGTGTGCGTGCGGAAAGCCCGCGTGCTGCAGGCCCAGCGGACAGAGGAGCTCCAGAAGGCTCagccctccagcagcagcagccaggccCAGGAGGAGCAGCCCAGCGCTGGGAACAAGcagcaggagaagaggaggaggctggaggagaag TCTGAGGAGGCCCGGGAGCAGTACAGGGCCTGTGTGGCGGAGGCAAGCgccaggaggagggagctggccAACGCCAAGACGGACATCCTCACCCAGATCAGGGAGCTCATCTTTCAGTGTGATCTCACTCTCAAAGCT GTGACTGTGAACTGGTTCCAGATGCAGCAGGCCCAGGCTGCGGTCCTCCCTGCCCACTACCAGGCCCTGAGCGAGAGCGCCAAGTTGTACGAGCCCGGACAGCGATACGCTCAGTTCGTCCGCAACCTGCCCAGAGAGCCCCTGCACCTGGAGGCTCTCTCCTCAGAAAGCCTCAG GTTCCCATTCAACAAGCGCTCAGTGGGCAGCAGCCACTCCTCTCATGGGAACCTGTCGCAGGTGTCGGTCACCTCCTGCGACGTCCTGAGCGGAGACGAGGTGGACAGCCCCCCCCACGCCCCGCCAGGGAGGATCCGAGAGAGGAGGTCCAACAGCAGCACGGACATCCAAG CTCTGAGAGGGCAGGCCCCTTTACGAGCCTGGGCCTCAGGTAGTCAGGCTGGGGGGATGTGCAGTGACTCTGAGAGCGCCGGAGGCAGCAGTGAGTCTCGCTCCATAGACTCCCCCACCGCCAGCCCAG gagATTTCAAGAGGAGGCTCCCTCGGACGCCCTCCACCGGGACCATGTCCTCCGCTGACGACCTGGACGAGAGGGAGCCCCCGTCGCCCTCTGACAATG gtCTAGGTGAGATGGTGACTGAGACGGCCAGCTCCCCAGGACCCTTCAGGAATGCCCAGATGTCCAAGGCAGCCCACACGCACAAGCTGAGGAAGCTGAGAGCTCCGTCCAAGTGCAGGGAGTGTGACAGCCTGGTGGTGTTCCACGGAGCAGAGTGTGAAGAG tgtTCCTTGGCTGTTCATAAGAAGTGTCTGGAGACCCTGGCCATCCAGTGTGGCCATAAGAAGCTGCAGGGCAGACTACATCTGTTTGGTATTGACTTTGACCAGGCAGCCAAGAACAGCCCTGATGGAATCCCCTTCATCATCAAGAAGTGCACCTCCGAAATCGAGAGCAGGGCCCTGAACATCAAG GGGATCTACCGCGTTAACGGGGCCAAGTCCCGCGTGGAGAAGCTCTGTCAGGCGTTTGAGAACGGCAAGGAGCTGGTGGAGCTGTCTGACCTCTCACCCCACGACATCAGCAACGTGCTCAAGCTCTACCTGAGACAG CTACCAGAGCCCCTGATCCTGTACCGCTACTACAACGACTTCATTGGGCTGGCCAAGGAGACCCagagggtgatggtggaggatgCGGAGGCAGCCAGGCGAGCAGAGCCGGGGGACAAGCCCAGCATCAGCATCCAGCTCAACAGGGTCATCTTCAAgatccgagacctgctgcgtcAGCTGCCCCAAGGACACTACAAGACCCTGCGCTTCATGGTGGCACACCTGCACAG GGTGACGGAGCAGGCGGAGGAGAACAAGATGACAGCCAGTAACCTGGGCATCATCTTCGGGCCCACGCTGGTGAAGCCCCGGCAGGCAGACGCCGAggtgtccctgtcctccctggtgGACTACCCCTACCAGGCCCTGATGGTGGAGCTGCTCATACGATACTTCCAGACCATCTTCGACGTGTCCCCCGGCGCCACCTCGCACCCGCCCGGGGCGGAGCATGCCTCCCCCAGACTCACCccccaggagaaggagcagaggcTCAGCAGACATTCCACCTCCCTGCTCGACATCAAAGAA AGCGCCAAGGTCTACAAGCGGCACTCGTCCGTGATCCCCTCGTCGCACATCCAGGACGAGGTGAGGGGGCCCCTGCCTGGcccggggaggagagaggccgcCACCCTGGACAGGCTCAACGGCGTCCAGTCCTCCGCGGCCCCCGATGTCCAGAGGTCCACTCTGGTGTTTGGGCGACCCAGcctcaaccccctcccctcctcctcctccaccgcccCCCGCGTCCAACTCCGTGCCCAGCGTTCACGGCTCGTCTCTCGGCCAATCAGCATGCCCCTGGAGCGCCTTCCCGCCCCGGCCCAGGTCAGCGAGAGGAACAGCCGCAACGTGTCGGAGTGtgactcttcctccttctccacctccaccatccAGGAGTGTCCGGAGCTGGAGAAGCCTCGCCCCAGTGGCTCCTCCAGGGTCAGCACCTACTACATCACCCCCTTCATCGACACACAGGCCATACAGAGGAGGACCTGGGAGAGGAAGTACAAACACTACGACGTCACTCCCAGGACCGCCATGATTGTAAACAACTTGCCATCAGCGAAGCCCGGGGCCCTATCTGGGAAGACTTTGCCAACGTCATCCTCATTCTCTGGACCTGgtgcttcctcttcctctgcaggCCTCACCCCCTACCCCAACCCCCAAGGCCCCTACGCAGCGTCGGTCAAGCCCGCAAGGATGGCCAGAACAGATAAGTACGACACTGAGAACTCTGCCAGTGAGGCGAGCCCCTTGGTGAAAGCCCCCATCTCGTTCCGGGCTCCCCGGACTCTGCAGCCGCCTCCAGGCACCTTCTaccagccccctgcctcctcaaGCAGCTGGGCGAGGCAGCAGGGGGGCTCCGGGGCCCCCAccgtcacctcctcctcctctaaccccaCTCCAAACACCCCCACTCCCACTCCCCCTCAGACCCGTCTTCAGACACACAACTCCCCGGACAGCTCCGCTGGCCCTGAGGTCACGACCTCCGCTAGCTTGTCGTCTCCCGAGTCTCCGCCCCCCCAGTCTCCGCCCCCCCAGTCTCCGCCCCCCGGCAGCCCTGAGGAGCTGCTGGGCTCGAGCGAAGCCAAGCCCCTGTTCCAGAGACTGCGAACACGCCGTCTGCAGGAACTGGAACACAGGGAGGCCCACTTTGTCTGA